One uncultured Carboxylicivirga sp. genomic window, TTCTTATATCCGTATCGAAAAAGCGATTTAAAAGAGCCAATAAACGAAACTGGGTCAAGAGAAGAATCAGAGAAGCATATCGACTAAACAAACATCAGGCACTGGCCGTTTTATCCGAAAAGAATATCAAATTGGCTGTTTCGTTTGTTTATTTGCCCAGCGAAGTACGCGACTATTCAAATATCGAAAAGAGCGTAAAAAAAGCATTGAAACAGATTGTTTCTAAAGTTGTACCCGATGAAAACCATTAAGTCTGCTCTTTCAGCACTCATAAAGCTTTTAAGCGATGGTATAGTAGCTTTACTTATCATACCTGTAAAACTATACCAATGGTTTCTATCACCCTGGCTGGGAGCTTCGTGTCGTTATACGCCAACCTGCTCTGCCTATACCATTGAAGCACTCAAAAAACATGGACCTATCAAAGGTCTTTGGCTTTCGATCAAACGAATCTTAAGTTGCAATCCCTGGGGTGGACACGGACACGATCCTGTACCTTAATTTCTTCAATTGTTAATGGGCAGGCATATTTTTATATCCACTAATTACACAAATTGGCGCTAATTTATTAAAAAATAAATCTCCTATCCTCCATCCTCTCCTCAAGGAAAAGAAGACATAACCACCTAATACATTACACTTCCCTATCCAAATTGGAGAGTGTTAGGGTGAGGTTTAGATGCGATCCTACTATTTTTATTACCTGACATGCAAACAGTTTAAAACAAAAAGATACTTTTAAGCGTATTAGCTATGTCGAATTAAAAATAACAACCATGAAAAATCTGATGTTACTGCTTATTGCAGTTACCATAACTTCGCTATCGTACGCTCAAAACAGCGATAAAATTATTGGAACCTGGTTAACTCAGGATGGAGATTCTAAAGTAACGATCACTAAAAACAGTGATGGAACATTTGAAGGATCAATCATCTGGTTAAAAGAACCTAAACGTGAAAATGGAAGTGAAAACTGGATGACCAGAATCCGGATGATAATTTAAAAACACGTCCGATAATGGGTTTAAAACTGTTGGAAGGTTTTACATACGATAATGATGATGAAGAATGGGTAGACGGTACTATTTATGATCCTAAAAGTGGAAGTACCTACAAATGTCTGATGTGGTTCGATGGTGATCCCAACACACTCATGGTTAAAGGTTATATTGGAGTTTCCATCATTGGCAAAAAAGTACAATGGAAAAGAGCTTAGTTAAATAGCACTGACAATATCTTCAAAAACTCCTGCCCTTCGGTGGGAGTTTTTTGTTGGGTAAAATCATATTGACATTTTTAAATTATTGAGCTTTGATAGTATACAATTCTCGTATTGTAGTCCCTGAAGGATGTATGTACTATAAATATCGAAAGGTGTTAGACCAGAATTTACAAATACCTCTCCTCTTATCCTCTCCTTAAGGAGAGGAAGAAAAACAGAAGACATACAATTGATAATTTTTGGATTTTTCCCTCTCTAAATTGGAGAGGGTGAGGTTGACGTTTTAATTTTTGGAAATCTCCTCTACAACCTCAATTATCCTGTTCAGCACTTTAGAAACTTGAAACAATACCTCTTCATTTTCAAATCTAATTACACGAATTCCAAGTCTTTCTAACTCAGCTGTTCGATTTATATCATATTGTTTTTGAAATTTATGAATCTCACCATCAACTTCTACTACCAACTTTTTTTCATGACAATAAAAATCAGCAATAAAACAATTTATAGGATGTTGCCGCCGGAACTTGAGTCCTTTTAATTTTCTGTCTCTAATTTCAGACCATAAGATCTTTTCAGCAGGTGTCATGTGAGATCGTAAATCTTTCGCGAACTGCCTCACTATATAACTGGCTCCATAAAACAGATTATCAAAATTCTCTTGTGACATTTATGATCTATTTAAACTTTAAAATAGGAAATTGACAGCTTAAATTCAAATACCTCTCTTCTAATCCTCTCCTTAAGGAGAGGAAGATCAACTGTAAAGCTATTCAAATGTTAGTATAAATAAGTTGATAGGTAAAGATTCCCTCTCCAAATTGGAGAGGGTTAGGGTGAGGTTTTTCTTCGTTTTAATTCCATTTCCTTGATATAGTCCCGAAGGGACGCCTGTAATAGCTCAGTACGTAAGTGCTGAGTTTATGATCAAAGAATACTGAGCCCTGAAAGGGAGACTGTATACTTTATAGAATTTATTCTTTCTTTACACACAACTGTACCCTGCGGTATTAAACAACTTTTCTTTTCAATTAATACACAACACAATAACCATCCACTTTTCAAATTCATTACCAAAATTCTTTTTCGCTTTATGATTTAGCCGTAATTTTAACTTTAAACCTCAATTATCAAAGCATGAATCTAAAAAGCATTAATCCGGCAACCGGAGATACAGTAAGAGAATACGATCAATTTTCGTGGGACGAATTAGATAACGCTATTGACAGTAATTACGAGGCATTTAAACATTGGAAAAAAGTTCCTATATCTCAACGGTCTGAACTATTATTAAAAGCAGCTCAGGTATTACGCGATAAAACTGAAGGTCTGGCTTTTAATATCACCGTAGAGATGGGTAAAAACATCAAGGAATCGCGCGCCGAAATAGAAAAATGTGCCTGGGTTTGCGAATACTATGCCAACAACGCAGCTTCTTTTCTCAATCGTGAAATTATCCCCACCGAGGCAAGCGAAAGTTTTGCTTCTTTTCAACCACTTGGACCAATATTGGCTATTATGCCGTGGAACTTTCCATTCTGGCAGGTTTTCAGATTTGCAGCTCCTGCCCTGATGGCCGGTAATACATGCCTCTTAAAACATGCATCCAACGTTCCGGGATGCGCCATGGCCATTGAAGATATATTTAAAGAGGCAGGTTATCCTGATCATGTTTTTCGATCATTACTTATCAGAAATGATAAGGTTGAACGCACCATTGCTGATAAAAGAATTAAAGCTGTAACATTAACAGGGAGTACACCTGCTGGTAAGGCAGTAGCCGCCACAGCTGGTAAACAACTAAAAAAATGCGTACTTGAATTAGGAGGTAGTGATCCTTATATAATTCTCGAAGATGCAGACCTGCGAAAAACTGCGGAAGCTTGTGTTGCAGGCCGAATTTTAAATGCTGGTCAGAGCTGCATTGGTGCCAAACGATTTATTGTGACTGAAGCAATTTATAATCCGTTTGTCGAAGCTTTTACCGACAGGATGAGAGCAGTAACCCTGGGCGACCCTTTTGATGAAAGCAAGCAAATGGGACCGATAGCCCGCCATAATCTGCGTGATGATTTGCATCGTCAGGTTGAAAACAGTGTGGCCAAAGGGGCTACCATCATGACTGGCGGTTATGTTCCAAACCGGGTGGGAGCCTTCTACCCTGCTACCGTATTAACTGATGTTGCTCCCGGAATGCCTGCCTATCACGAAGAGTTATTTGGTCCGGTTGCCTCAGTTATTAAAGCCAAAGATGAAGAAGAAGCCATCAGAATTGCGAACGATAGTGTATTTGGTTTGGGAGCAGCTGTTTTTACCCAGGATATCGAACGAGGTAAAAGAATCGCCGAATTTGAGATTGAAGCTGGTTGCTGTTTCGTAAACGATTTTGTTCGCTCCGATCCACGTATGCCATTTGGTGGAATAAAAGAAAGCGGATTCGGTCGTGAGTTATCTCATTACGGGATGAAAGAGTTTGTAAACATTAAAGGAGTTTGGATTAAATAAACACTTCGATAAAGTTTAATAATTGATAATAGGCAATTTGCAAATGTACTACCCCCGATAACTATCGGGGCTGCCTAGAATCTAACGAACTATTGTTAATTAAATGGAATATAAAAAAGCCTTGTACAAAGCCGCAGCTCTCTGCTCTCAGCAAGAAAGATGCGTTTCAGAAATAAGAAAAAAACTAATTAACTGGGAAGTATCAGATGAAGAGGCTGACAAAGCCATTCATTTTTTGATCGAAGAAAAATACATTAATGAACAACGCTTTGCTGAATTCTATGTGCGTGATAAATTTCGATTTAACGGTTGGGGTAAAATCAAGATAAAATATCAGCTAAAACAAAAAGAAATAGCCAATTCAGATATCGAAAATGCACTGGCTGAGATAAATTCATCCGACTATTTTTCAAAACTGGCAGAATTATTGCAAGGTAAACTGAAGCAAATCAAAAACAAGGATGTTTGGCAAACTAAAGCTGCACTGGCTCGTTTTGGTCAGTCACGTGGATTTGAGCCACACCTGATATTTCAATGTATTGATGAAATATTAAATGCCAACGACTAAGAATTCGTTTCTTAAAGGCATTTTAATTCTATAACTTAAACTGATTAACAATTAAAACCATAACTCTGATAAAGTCTGCATCATCTGATTTGAAAATACTATTTTTGAATCTTCATGATGTAATATCCTGATAACCTTAGACTAAAAAACATCTTATGAAAAAAACAGCTCTACTGTTACTGATAGCTCTTTTGTTCCTTCCAAATCTGATGGAAGCCAAGAAAAAACCTGACTGGGTTAAACAACGTCCGAACGATCCGACTTATTACATAGGAATTGCCATGATGCCTAAAGAAGGCAGCGAAGTAGAATATAAACAGGCGGCACGCAACAATGCCCTCAAACAAATGAGTAGTGAAATTAAAGTAACCGTTTCATCCAATTCGGTATTGAGTAAAATTGAAACCAGCTACCAGTTTGTTGAAAATTACGAAAGTAAAGTTGAAACTTCAGTACTCGAAACACTAGAAGGATATGAAGTAAACACCTGGGAAGACAAAAGTGAATTCTGGGTGATGATGAAACTTTCTAAACAGCGATATGCTCAAATTCAGGAGATGAAACTGGATAAGGCAAAAATGCTGGCTAGCACTTTTTTATCAGATGCAAAGAAAGCCATAGCTGTTAATGATGCCTTTTCTGCTCTTAATTATCTGGCCAAGGCAACTACAAGTCTGAAAGATCATCTGGAAAGTGACCTGACATACAAAACTGTTGACGGAACCTACAATGTGGGTACTGAAGTGTTCAGTACAATTCAGGATGTATTCCGTCGGATAGAACTGGTTCCGGTTCAATCATCTTATTCTATTCAGTTTTCAAAGCAGCTCGAAGTTCCAATTGGTATAAATGCGTTATTCCATTCTGATAACGGTGAAAAAGTTCCTTTAACTGGTTTACCACTGGTTTTTGAATTCACCAAAGGTGAAGGTTATCTGGCATCACAAGCTAAAACCAATCTTGATGGATATGCTGGGGTTTCTATAACGCGCCTTCTATCAAAACGCAAATCACAAGAGATTACAGCTACTTTTGATTTTAATAGTGTGATGGATAATGAAGATGAAGAAGTTCATAATTTGCTCGAAATATTTTTCCCACCAAAGCAATTGCCATCAACTTTTATTGCCATCGAAGTGCAAAAATCTAAAGCCTATCTGATAACCGAAGAATCGGTATTTGGAGAACTGGACGATCAGGGAGCTTTTTCAAACATGATTAAAACTCAACTCAACAACAACTTTTTCACTTTCACAACCAATATGGATGATGCTGATTTTGTGGTGAAAATTAATTCTAAGTTTGTAGCCGGTGAATCACGTAAAGGTCAGGGTTACGAAGTATTTTTGGTTTTTGCTGAGTTCAATATTTCAATCTTCGATACTCAATCGCAAACCGAAATATTTGCCGATCAGCTTTCGGGTATCAGAGGCATGCGACCCGGTAATTATGAGTATGCACTCAAAGATTCTCGTGTAAAACTTTTAGATCAGTTTGAAAAGAAAATAGAGCCTCGCCTTGAACAGGTGGATATGTAAAATATAGATTAATAGACTTTTAGACTTTAGTCTACAGATTTCATCAGGAAATTTAAGCAGGTGAATTAGTATTTATCACGCTGCTTTGGTGCGGTCGGGTAATCTCTCCTGCTTTTATCGTATGAGTTTTCCGAACTTAATACTGTTACTTTTCCCATTAATTATCCCTAATATTGTCATTAAAGCAATAATACAAGTAAACTATATTATAACTCTTAAATAATGCAAAAAAAAGCTTTAAAATGGCTTGTTTTATTCTTTCTTGTCACCCCAACTATTTGTTCTTTTTCGCAAGTAAAAAAGTATAAGTTGGATGCCAAAAGTTTTTATAACGAACTTATTTCAGTCAAAGATCCATTTATTATTGACACCCGACCCGGGTATAAATTCCAGGAAAACAGAATACAAAACGCTGTTTTGGCCGAGAGTCAGGATGAATTACTGAAACTAACTAAAATAATACCTAAAGACACTCCCATCTTTGTTTACTGTCAGATTGGTGACCGATCGAAACGAGCTGTTAAAGCTTTAAGAGGTAATGGTTTCACCAGAGTGTATGAATTGGAAGATGGTTTGGTGACCTGGATCGAAGCCGGACTACCTCTTGATACTATAAAATTGGAATAAACATTGAAAAAATAATTTTTATAACTGAACTTAGGGGTTGAATAATAGACAATCCCTTTTTTTATGAAAGTTACCAAAGATCAAATCAATTCATTTTTTAATTCTGAATCTATTGCAATTGCCGGTGTTAGTCGAAACGAAAAGAAATTTGGCAGAATGATATTCACTGAATTAAAGAAAAACGGGTATAACGTAATTCCTGTTAATCCTTCCTCTTCCGAAATAGATGGCCAAACATGTTATTCCGACATAACTAAATTACCTGATCATATCGAAAGCCTTTTAATAGCTACACCAAAGGATCAAACAGATGAGATACTACGCCAAGCCATTAACAAAGGCATTAAAAATATATGGGTTCAACAGTTTTCAAATACAGATGAAACCTTAAATATTGCGGAAGAATACGATAAGGAAATCATCCACAAGAAGTGTATATTTATGTTTGCCGAGCCTGTTGCCGGGGTACATAAATTTCATAAAACCATACTGAAAGTATTTGGTAGTTTACCCAAATAAATTGTTCAGAAATTACTCATTGTCCGAAGCAAACCATTCGGCATAACTATTGGCAGTCTCGTTTAATTTAAGGCTGTGTAATTGTATATTTTCAGGTAATCTTCGTTTTATCCTGTCAGCAAAATCAAACAACATATTCTCGCATGTTGGCTGATAATCCACCAACTCATGACGATCGCTCATCTGAGGTAAACTTAACAATTGAGCGGTGGGTGCATTTTTATTGATAACAATACAATGATCTAAACGATTAATGATTTCTTCATTTACAATGCGTTTTAAATCACCAAAATCCATTACCATTCCCAACTTCACATTGTCTTCATCAGCAATAGGTTCGCCTATAACGGTTACTGCCAAAATATATGAATGCCCATGAATGTTCTTACATAATCCATCGTAATTCCATAATGCATGAGCCATTTCAAACCTAAACTCTTTAGTCAATCTTATCTTTCCCATCGTTGTTCCATAAAAAAAGACTGATAAAATCAGCCTTCCATTGTTATTGATTGATCTTTATCAGCTAGCTATTGTACATTTACTTACACAATCAACAATATTTCGTAAACTATTGTGCTTTAAATAGTAAAATGTATTTTTTCCTTCTCTCTTACTCGACAAAACACCTTTATCTTTTAAGATTCCAAGATGATGAGAAGTAGTAGATTGTTCGATATTTAAAAGTTTATGTATTTCAGTCACTGTCAACATTTTTCCATCTTCAAGGTGACTAAGAATAGCAATTCGCATAGGATGTGCGATTGCTTTTAACATACCAGCTGCTTTGTCTAATAATTCTGCATCTAAATCTTTAATCTTCATTTTCCAGTGGTTTTCTCAATAATTCAGGTACAAATATATAACTATCTTATTATTTATCTGTTAAAACGGGTGCAAAAATATTTAAATATTTAGATAATATCAATATGTATTCTAATAATTCCAATTAATTAATAAATTTGCCTACTTTGTACTGTTAATCATTTGTTGTTGCAGATTTATTTAGAATCTATTCATGTCAGATACATCCATAATTAGGGAGCCCATTAAAGAGGAAATGAAAAAGTTCGAGCCCTATTTCAGGGAACAGCTTAAAACAAAAATTCCTCTGCTTGATATAATTACCAACTACCTGTTAAGGCGTAAAGGCAAACAAATGCGCCCTATGCTGGTGTTTCTATCAGCCAAATTAAACGGACAAATTTCAGAATCAACCTATGTTGCTGCTACTCTTATTGAGTTGTTACATACTGCCACGCTTATACACGATGATGTAGTTGATGAAACCTATCAGCGAAGAGGCATCTTTTCCATTAATGCTCTATGGAAATCTAAAATTGCGGTTTTGGTTGGGGATTTTTTCCTTTCAAAAGGATTAACCACTGCTTTAAATACCGATCAAATTGGTGTACTAAAGGTAGTTTCTGAAGCGGTAAAAGAAATGAGTGAAGGCGAATTACTACAGATTGAAAAGTCGAGAAAACTGGATATTACCGAAGACGTTTACTACGATATTATTCGTAAAAAAACAGCAACTCTTATAGCTGCATGTACCAGATCAGGAGCACTTTCAGTTGATTCATCTGAAACACAACTTAATGCTATGAAAGATTTTGGTGAGAATCTGGGTATTGCCTTTCAGATTAAAGATGATTTATTCGATTACGAGTCTAATGGATTGATTGGTAAACCTACCGGTAACGACATAAAAGAAAAGAAGTTAACCCTGCCTCTTATCTATTCGCTTCAAAAAACTGATTCAAAAACCCGCCGTCAAATTTTAACAAAAATCAGACGTCACCATAAGAAGGAAAGAAAAGTGCAGGAAATAGTTGCCTTTGTAAAAACCAGCGGTGGTTTGGAATATACAAAAGAACAAATGTACAAGTATGCTCAAAAGGCCATTGAAGCACTTTCTATCTATCCGGAAGATAGTACCAAGGAAGCAATGATAAAAATGGTTGATTTCACTATTAAAAGAAAAAAATAAAGCGGGATTAACCCGCTTTCATCTATCTGTTATTAGAAATATTTTACCTCTTCAACCTTACCGGTCTCCAATTTCTGAATTTCAGTAAGTAAATTATTAGCTAATCTGCTGGCACCAATACGGAATAGTTCATTATTAAGCCACTCCTCTCCCAATATATCTTTAACTAACTGATAATAAATCAATGCATCTTCGGGAGTTGATATACCTCCTGCCGGCTTAAATCCAATTTTTATACCGGTTTTTTGGTAATGATGCTTAATAGTATTAAGCATTACATAGGCAGCTTCATAAGTAGCGGCAGGTTGCTGCTTACCAGTTGATGTTTTAATAAAATCAGCTCCACTCTCAATGGATAACATGCTTGCCAGCCATATCTCTTCCATATCTTTCAGTGTACCTGATTCAAGAATAACTTTCAAATGAGCATCTTTCATTACGCTTTTTATCTGAAAAATTTCCTCACCGGCAAATTCATAGTTACCTTCCTGAAACTCACCAACAGATAATACAATATCAATTTCGTTGGCTCCAAAATCTACAGCTCTCTCCGTTTCAAACTTCTTAACATCTGTAAAAGTTTGAGATGAAGGAAACCCGGCCGATACCACAGCAATCTTTACTCCTTTGGCTTTTAAAGCAGACTTCAAAACAGGAGCAAACACAGGATAAACGCACATGGCTGCCACTTGTGGAACATAGTCGAAATGATTGTGCAAATCATTCACTTTATCTACAAAGTCCCTTATACTATCAGCAGAATCTTCAGTATATAATGAAGTTAAATCAATACAATTAAATAATAACTTCAGAACATCTTTATTATCTAGTTCTTTCTTAGAACTATCAATTGCTTTAGCAATAACTTCTTTCATTTCTTGTTCCTTAAGTGGACAAGGGTATTTATCAGCAAAATCCTGAATCATTTCCATTGTTTTAGTATAATTTTTCGTTGTTTTTATGTCTGTCTTTATCACGTGAAGTTTTCTTCTCCAGATTTTTAGCAAAAGCTTCTGTTAAATTTACACCTGTTTGATTAGCCAGGCAAATCAGTACCCATAAAACATCGGCCATCTCATCGGCTAATTCCAGTTTTTCTTCATTTTTCTTAAAAGATTGATCTCCGTATTTACGAGCCATAACCCTGGCAAGTTCACCAACTTCTTCAGTCAAAATAGCCATATTGGTTAGTTCACTAAAATATCTGACTCCGTATTCTTTAATCCAATTATCTACTTGTTTCTGAGCTTCTGCTATATTCATCTATTCTTTTCTTTTACTGTCAATAATAATAGTAACAGGTCCGTCATTAATCAGTTCTACTTTCATATCAGCACCAAATTCACCTGTTCCTGGTTCTATTCTACTAAGTTCATGCAGCTTACTGACAAATCTTTCATATAACGGTATTGAAATTTCTGGAGGTGCAGCACCTATATATGACGGCCGGTTTCCCTTTTTTGTTTTGGCATGCAGTGTAAACTGACTAATGATTAGTAATTCTCCCTTAACATCCATCACAGATCTGTTCATCACACCTTCGTCATCTGGAAATATACGCAATTGAGCTATTTTGCCTGCTAACCATTTGATATCTTCATCATTATCTTCACTTTCTACTCCAACCAATATCAATAAACCTTTGTTTATAGCTGATTTTACCTTTTCATTGATAGTAACAGACGCTTTACTAACTCTTTGAATAACTACACGCATAAAATATTCTTAATATCCGATCGAAAATTAATACTTATATTTGAATCATAATAATGAAAACAAATCTGTCTTATTTATATTTAACCTAATAAAATGAAATTAAATATTTTAGCCTCATTTTTACTCTTCTTTAATGTCGTAATTTTTGCACAAATACCGACCGGTTATTACAATAACGCTGATGGCAAATCAGGCTATGAACTAAAAACCGCTTTATATAATATCATTAAAGGTCATACCCAACAAAGTTACACGAGTTTATGGACGCATTTTAAAACTACTGATAAAAAATCTGATGGTACCGTTTGGGATATGTATTCCGATATTCCGGGGGGTACTCCAGCATATGTCTACATTTTTGCAGAAGATCAATGCGGTAATTACTCAGGTGAAAGTAGTTGTTACAATCGCGAACACAGTTGGCCTAAAAGCTGGTTTGGCGATGGATATCCGATGTATACAGATCTTTTTCACCTTTATCCAACGGACGGCTATGTTAATGGTAAACGAGGGAATTATCCTTTTGGTGAAGTGAATTCAGCAACCTGGACTTCAACCAATGGTAGCAAACTTGGAAATAACAGTACTGAAGGTTATTCATCAGTGGTATTTGAACCAATAGATGAATACAAAGGTGATTTTGCAAGAAGCTATTTTTATATGGCCACCCGCTATGAAAATATAATTAGTTCATGGCAGACAAATACAGGAGCATCAGAAATACTTGATGGATCTAATGAAAAAGTATTTAAAGATTGGCAGTTAAAACTGTTATTTAAATGGCATAACGACGATCCGGTAAGTGATAAAGAAATCAACAGAAACAATGATGTTTATGGTATTCAGAATAACAGAAATCCATTTATTGATCACCCAGAATACGTTGCTTTAATATGGACAACAGAAACATCTGTAAAGAATAATTCATTTGAAGATTTTAATTTATATCCTAATCCTTCCAATGGAACAATTACGATAACAGGTAACTTCAATGATTCCGAAAATATCCTATGTTTCTACAATAATCTTGGACAATTAGTTTATCGTATAAATAAAGCCAATTTTACACAATCTCAAGTTAACATTAGTCATTTATCGAAAGGAGTATATTATTTGAAAATTGAGGCTAAAAACAAACAATTCGCTACCAAAAAAGTTATTCTTCATTAAACAGACAAAATGAGAGGAATACT contains:
- a CDS encoding nucleotide pyrophosphohydrolase, translating into MNIAEAQKQVDNWIKEYGVRYFSELTNMAILTEEVGELARVMARKYGDQSFKKNEEKLELADEMADVLWVLICLANQTGVNLTEAFAKNLEKKTSRDKDRHKNNEKLY
- the dtd gene encoding D-aminoacyl-tRNA deacylase translates to MRVVIQRVSKASVTINEKVKSAINKGLLILVGVESEDNDEDIKWLAGKIAQLRIFPDDEGVMNRSVMDVKGELLIISQFTLHAKTKKGNRPSYIGAAPPEISIPLYERFVSKLHELSRIEPGTGEFGADMKVELINDGPVTIIIDSKRKE
- a CDS encoding DUF559 domain-containing protein, with protein sequence MSQENFDNLFYGASYIVRQFAKDLRSHMTPAEKILWSEIRDRKLKGLKFRRQHPINCFIADFYCHEKKLVVEVDGEIHKFQKQYDINRTAELERLGIRVIRFENEEVLFQVSKVLNRIIEVVEEISKN
- the yidD gene encoding membrane protein insertion efficiency factor YidD, which translates into the protein MKTIKSALSALIKLLSDGIVALLIIPVKLYQWFLSPWLGASCRYTPTCSAYTIEALKKHGPIKGLWLSIKRILSCNPWGGHGHDPVP
- a CDS encoding 6-carboxytetrahydropterin synthase, which encodes MGKIRLTKEFRFEMAHALWNYDGLCKNIHGHSYILAVTVIGEPIADEDNVKLGMVMDFGDLKRIVNEEIINRLDHCIVINKNAPTAQLLSLPQMSDRHELVDYQPTCENMLFDFADRIKRRLPENIQLHSLKLNETANSYAEWFASDNE
- the rnpA gene encoding ribonuclease P protein component, yielding MTTQRNTFQKNERLCSNKIIQRLFDEGQSFVRYPFRITILPIDDEDAAPLQILISVSKKRFKRANKRNWVKRRIREAYRLNKHQALAVLSEKNIKLAVSFVYLPSEVRDYSNIEKSVKKALKQIVSKVVPDENH
- a CDS encoding rhodanese-like domain-containing protein, which produces MQKKALKWLVLFFLVTPTICSFSQVKKYKLDAKSFYNELISVKDPFIIDTRPGYKFQENRIQNAVLAESQDELLKLTKIIPKDTPIFVYCQIGDRSKRAVKALRGNGFTRVYELEDGLVTWIEAGLPLDTIKLE
- a CDS encoding DUF2147 domain-containing protein, whose amino-acid sequence is MGLKLLEGFTYDNDDEEWVDGTIYDPKSGSTYKCLMWFDGDPNTLMVKGYIGVSIIGKKVQWKRA
- a CDS encoding polyprenyl synthetase family protein, whose translation is MKKFEPYFREQLKTKIPLLDIITNYLLRRKGKQMRPMLVFLSAKLNGQISESTYVAATLIELLHTATLIHDDVVDETYQRRGIFSINALWKSKIAVLVGDFFLSKGLTTALNTDQIGVLKVVSEAVKEMSEGELLQIEKSRKLDITEDVYYDIIRKKTATLIAACTRSGALSVDSSETQLNAMKDFGENLGIAFQIKDDLFDYESNGLIGKPTGNDIKEKKLTLPLIYSLQKTDSKTRRQILTKIRRHHKKERKVQEIVAFVKTSGGLEYTKEQMYKYAQKAIEALSIYPEDSTKEAMIKMVDFTIKRKK
- a CDS encoding CoA-binding protein; protein product: MKVTKDQINSFFNSESIAIAGVSRNEKKFGRMIFTELKKNGYNVIPVNPSSSEIDGQTCYSDITKLPDHIESLLIATPKDQTDEILRQAINKGIKNIWVQQFSNTDETLNIAEEYDKEIIHKKCIFMFAEPVAGVHKFHKTILKVFGSLPK
- a CDS encoding LPP20 family lipoprotein, which translates into the protein MKKTALLLLIALLFLPNLMEAKKKPDWVKQRPNDPTYYIGIAMMPKEGSEVEYKQAARNNALKQMSSEIKVTVSSNSVLSKIETSYQFVENYESKVETSVLETLEGYEVNTWEDKSEFWVMMKLSKQRYAQIQEMKLDKAKMLASTFLSDAKKAIAVNDAFSALNYLAKATTSLKDHLESDLTYKTVDGTYNVGTEVFSTIQDVFRRIELVPVQSSYSIQFSKQLEVPIGINALFHSDNGEKVPLTGLPLVFEFTKGEGYLASQAKTNLDGYAGVSITRLLSKRKSQEITATFDFNSVMDNEDEEVHNLLEIFFPPKQLPSTFIAIEVQKSKAYLITEESVFGELDDQGAFSNMIKTQLNNNFFTFTTNMDDADFVVKINSKFVAGESRKGQGYEVFLVFAEFNISIFDTQSQTEIFADQLSGIRGMRPGNYEYALKDSRVKLLDQFEKKIEPRLEQVDM
- a CDS encoding NAD-dependent succinate-semialdehyde dehydrogenase, which produces MNLKSINPATGDTVREYDQFSWDELDNAIDSNYEAFKHWKKVPISQRSELLLKAAQVLRDKTEGLAFNITVEMGKNIKESRAEIEKCAWVCEYYANNAASFLNREIIPTEASESFASFQPLGPILAIMPWNFPFWQVFRFAAPALMAGNTCLLKHASNVPGCAMAIEDIFKEAGYPDHVFRSLLIRNDKVERTIADKRIKAVTLTGSTPAGKAVAATAGKQLKKCVLELGGSDPYIILEDADLRKTAEACVAGRILNAGQSCIGAKRFIVTEAIYNPFVEAFTDRMRAVTLGDPFDESKQMGPIARHNLRDDLHRQVENSVAKGATIMTGGYVPNRVGAFYPATVLTDVAPGMPAYHEELFGPVASVIKAKDEEEAIRIANDSVFGLGAAVFTQDIERGKRIAEFEIEAGCCFVNDFVRSDPRMPFGGIKESGFGRELSHYGMKEFVNIKGVWIK
- a CDS encoding regulatory protein RecX, with translation MEYKKALYKAAALCSQQERCVSEIRKKLINWEVSDEEADKAIHFLIEEKYINEQRFAEFYVRDKFRFNGWGKIKIKYQLKQKEIANSDIENALAEINSSDYFSKLAELLQGKLKQIKNKDVWQTKAALARFGQSRGFEPHLIFQCIDEILNAND
- a CDS encoding metalloregulator ArsR/SmtB family transcription factor; amino-acid sequence: MKIKDLDAELLDKAAGMLKAIAHPMRIAILSHLEDGKMLTVTEIHKLLNIEQSTTSHHLGILKDKGVLSSKREGKNTFYYLKHNSLRNIVDCVSKCTIAS
- the deoC gene encoding deoxyribose-phosphate aldolase; amino-acid sequence: MIQDFADKYPCPLKEQEMKEVIAKAIDSSKKELDNKDVLKLLFNCIDLTSLYTEDSADSIRDFVDKVNDLHNHFDYVPQVAAMCVYPVFAPVLKSALKAKGVKIAVVSAGFPSSQTFTDVKKFETERAVDFGANEIDIVLSVGEFQEGNYEFAGEEIFQIKSVMKDAHLKVILESGTLKDMEEIWLASMLSIESGADFIKTSTGKQQPAATYEAAYVMLNTIKHHYQKTGIKIGFKPAGGISTPEDALIYYQLVKDILGEEWLNNELFRIGASRLANNLLTEIQKLETGKVEEVKYF